tcttcctcgtcgtgagatggaaatcattacggagaggttctactcgaaccttttccgttcatcaactcctgtgtcagcccaatcatccccactggcgaagctccaccacgatTCTCCCTTCGCTATCAGAGCATGAAGCCTGGCACACCCCCGGACCTGAGTTTATatgcagactttcttcgggctggcggccatccgcttcatgtaatcttagagcgcacatgacatcctatcttcgaaagaaggatcccagaccagtggaagacctcgcgaaccgttcttatccataagaaggTGACCGAggggaccttcggaactaccgtccgatatgcttgctgagcgtgttataaaagtattcaccaagatcatcctcacacgcatatctaggacgctggatgaagcccagcctcaagaacaagctggattccgccaagggttcagctgcttggaccacatccagaccgtgtcgagggtcataaaggtttgccgggaacaccgcctgccccttgttctaaccttcgtcgactatgagaaagcctttgacagcgtagaaacgaatgcaatactgtcagcgctggtcgatcaaggtgtggacgcgtcgtatatgaggacattagccaattgctacgaacgatgcacgactaggatacagcttttccaccgccctctcaccatacccattggaaagggggaacgacaaggcgatactatatcgccgaagctgttcaaggctgcattgcaatggataatgaagtcactatcctgggaacaAAGGGGCacacgtgttgatggaagatttctctcgaaccttcgtttcgcggacgacatcgttctcttttcaagcagtaccaatgaagcagaaacgatgctcaacgaattgaacgaag
The Necator americanus strain Aroian chromosome I, whole genome shotgun sequence genome window above contains:
- a CDS encoding hypothetical protein (NECATOR_CHRI.G3281.T1) — translated: MLAERVIKVFTKIILTRISRTLDEAQPQEQAGFRQGFSCLDHIQTVSRVIKVCREHRLPLVLTFVDYEKAFDSVETNAILSALVDQGVDASYMRTLANCYERCTTRIQLFHRPLTIPIGKGERQGDTISPKLFKAALQWIMKSLSWEQRGTRVDGRFLSNLRFADDIVLFSSSTNEAETMLNELNEEGKRIGLRINRKKTVHEERPLRGRRSTT